TTTTCGTTGTGTGTAAAATACATTGCATGTTCTATGTTTATCCAAAGTTTCCGTTTTGATAGTATACCATCAcatgaccaaaaaaaacaaaagccaaaagaaagatgaagacaaCTACAActgtttcttcctcttctccaagTATGAATGGCTTCTCTGGAAGTTCAATATAGCCCACACCAGATGCCTCAGTCCAATCTCAGGCCACAGAGCATCCAGAGAGAAGAGCTGAGAGTTACCTGTTTGCCACAAAAGAAAGTTGCTCAGCCTCGTCTCTCCCGAACTCCTGATCAGTATATCAGGCTCCGGCGCCACGCTCATCTGCATATTCTCCTCAATATCCACCAGCTGAATCCTCTCTGTATCCCTATCTGCCTTGTCCACACAAGATCTCTTGACAGCTTGAACGATCTCATCCGTCGAGTTATAAGCAACGCAGACAAGAAGCACCACTCTACTATTCTTAGCCGTGGCCTTCATGACTTCCTCCGCAGCAGCTCTCACTTGGTCGTTTAAAAGCCCCAAGTTACCGATAAAATAAACCCGTATCCCGTACTCGTGCACGATGCTCTCTTCATCAAGCAAAGACTTGATCTTTTCCAACATCAAATCCATCAGAGACTGAACCTCCTCAGGCTTCCTCCTGAAGTTATCTATGCTGAACGCGTATATGGTCACGTACTTGATACCCAGCTCGTAGCAGTACTGCAGCATCGACATAAGGGTGGAGAACCCGGCTTTGTGGCCTGACCCGTCTTCTAGACCGCGCTTCTTGGCGTACCTGCGGTTCCCATCCATGATAAATGCGAGGTGGGTGGGCAAAGGACCCATAGATAGGACTCTGAACAAACATCTCCTAGAAAACCTGTGTATCTGCTCGAGAAGTTGCCTAACTTCACCGCCCATAGCTTCTCCACTGCTTCATAACGAAAGATTAGTACACAAACCTTAACAGTATTTAACATGTAATGTCTTCAAAAAACCATCAAGTAAGTGTTTGGGCCTTTTGAACACGAATACAGAACTAAGATCCTCACTCACTCACGagtaaacaacaaaaaaaatctgtaaagtTGCATGCTTCCGAAAGAAACCATCAGAAGATTTGAATCCAGATTTAGATAATACGAAACAAATCTCCAATACCCAGAAAAGCGAAAGAGAAATCAAGTAGAATTGGTGTTTGATACCTAGCTGAGATTTATGAAGTGAAGCACTCTGCCTGCCAGGTATGTTAGGATCAGAAACAGATGAAATCTCTTTTCTTAGCGAATAGTTGTTGACGGCAACAACCAAAATCCTCCGTCGACCAAACTTCTCAGTTGACTCTGTGaaagagaggaggaggagaggggAGTAATTTACTTAGAGGAAGATAAATAGGGAAAGAACCGGAACCGGTTATGAAGGAGATAAAACCTATTAAAACCcggttcagattttttcatttatttcccTTAGGTATTCACTTTTTTCTGCTAAATCTTACTCTATTAAAAGGGGAATATAAACTCCATTAAACCTATCCATCTCAGCAAATTAAATCACccaataaaatatgatttttttgtcaTGTCACTATTTATTGAATCCAATAAAACATTTTATCTTCATTGTTCTTATTGAAGcctctgaaattttttttatcatacatTTAAGAatctctattttttaaaatttaattctcTTTGTTGATCCTTGCAAGATGAGAGACGATGATGTTTCAACTTCCGTTGTTTCTCTCTTTATAATTCTTTCGTTGAATCTTAGTCAAATGTATCACTTCTTATAATTTGGAATCCTGCTAAATTTTAGATGTAATATTTagtttacaaaacaaaataaaataaccatACACTACATTCTCATCTTTATTGTGTTAATCATGTTattcttttttggttttgtatgatgGAAACCTATTTTACAACACATAATCCATAATACATTTgagaaactaaaaataaaaacttaagcctttttcaaaaataaaaaataaaaatagaaaactttGCACTACAAAATATATGCAGAACATAGTAAAAACATTCGGTTTAAATGTGTCAGACAAgaatatattctaaatttataCTAAATACAATCTAGAATGcaaaaatatacatacaaaAATGACAAGTTTTACCAATTTATACCATATCATTCGCGTGTAAATGCTTACGTAGTATATGGAATAATATGTTCAAATAATAGAAAAATTGTTAGATCACAATGATCCAAATAACAGACCACTATTTTAAAAGAATAGATAAATATGcaaagttataaattttaaaattacaagtAACACGTAAAATTGTAGGACATAACAATTGagttcaataaataaaattacataaagttaacaaatttttaaaaataaatgcaaaaaagaatacaaaatataaaccgCGCGTAGCACAGTTAAAGAATCTAGTTTGAGTAATCTTTTCATTTTGGTCAGGCTTGAGGTTAAAGAAAATTGATTAGTGTTGAGGTTAAAgaaaatcaatactattaaaagggaagagttttaataaatctatttacaaaattgtttggaccctttcttttcattattttttggtcttcTCCTATTAGCATGTGAccctttcctttttattatatttgcGTTCTCTcctatattttattacaaaactaTAGCGATTATTGATTCCATGGGCGTATAACATAAATTATTTCCCCTGACAGCATTTGACACTTTGTCTTTCAAAACATCTCGCCTATCTAAACATCTAAGACACCACAACTATATCAATTATTTAAATTCACATTCTCTTTCAATCATGTCGCCTATCTATACATTTAATACACAACATTTTATAAGATATAC
This genomic interval from Brassica napus cultivar Da-Ae chromosome A6, Da-Ae, whole genome shotgun sequence contains the following:
- the LOC106447052 gene encoding dehydrodolichyl diphosphate synthase 6; this translates as MGGEVRQLLEQIHRFSRRCLFRVLSMGPLPTHLAFIMDGNRRYAKKRGLEDGSGHKAGFSTLMSMLQYCYELGIKYVTIYAFSIDNFRRKPEEVQSLMDLMLEKIKSLLDEESIVHEYGIRVYFIGNLGLLNDQVRAAAEEVMKATAKNSRVVLLVCVAYNSTDEIVQAVKRSCVDKADRDTERIQLVDIEENMQMSVAPEPDILIRSSGETRLSNFLLWQTGNSQLFSLDALWPEIGLRHLVWAILNFQRSHSYLEKRKKQL